The DNA region CATAACGGATGTTACTACTCACAACTTTCCCAGCTCTCCGTTGTGATAAGCTCTGCATTAGCAGCATGTCATATGCAGCCTCCACCTGTGCAGATTTAGCCATTTTAATGGAAGTAAGCATTGGCAAGGCAAGAGAAAAATAGCTGAGCTATTGATGCCTTGATAATATTCCATAGCACACAGATCGATATCAGAGTTCCAGCATTAGGTGGTAAAATCACAAAAAATTCTGCATCATCCTTGACATAATGGCTCGTGTCTTGACCTAGACAACACTTGatgctagggatgtcaatttagcccgcaacccgtgggctgacccgaatagcccgccaaatttatagggttagggctgaaaatttctagcccgataaaattacagcccgattagcccgcacccgattaacccgcaacccgttagggccagacccgaaacccgatggggctggcccggaaacccgataaaatttatattgttctatttgttttactctaattcgacacttcattgattattttataatatagattactgaaaaaataactttccattttaatgtattaaatatataaattatatattaagtttttattaatataataatagataaattaattagaaacttctaattcactaaaagtatatttaaatttctaaacatgctttaaaatttcttgtttatgttttattttgcataaatctcaaatattagtatttgatcatgtttatgtttgagtttaagcatatatctcaaatttataataattaaatattttacatttgataaatataactaattttcatcattatttattggattgatcgcatgttaattttatcgatagcaacccgattaacccgatgggctagcccgaaacccgagcttttagggttagggttgaacttttataacccgaaaaaataacagcccgattagcccgcacccgattgacccgcaacccgaatagggttggcccgaaacccggtgggctgacccgattgacatccctacttgaTGCAATAGTAGAGGACTGAGTAAACAACACTTCAACACTTTTAAGCGCTTCGAGCTTTTTTGTTCCATAAACTTCTTCAAGTATCTGCCCTCATTCCTAAAGGTGAATTTTACTACAAGAATGAACCGGAGCATCGCCTAATCGTGTGTTTCCATTTCATAACACAGGCATAAATCCAGAAAGAAGGTGATTTCCTAGTGCCTTACTCTAATCTTGACTCCAGTATTCATAGTTACTTCTACTTCCAATAGAATTTCCCTAATTCTACAACCAACAATCAAATTGCATCAAAAATTTCGTAGAGTATCAATAACAGTAGCAgctaaaattatatttttccaGCTCAGGCAAACTATCAAATGATAAATAAGCACACAAAAACCAGTATAACCAATGAATTCCCAATTCACACGAAACCTAACAAATAAAAGCAAGAATTCAATCCAACGCATCTAGTCTAACAGCACAACAGATAGCAGCAAGAACAGGAGCAAGACAGTAACAGAATTTAAACACtaaaaaacaattcaaatttgcACTAACGGATCAACAAAACCAACTATATTTCGCAGTGCCTATTCCGCCGCAACAATAGCAGAATGTAAACAAAAGCAATCCCAAACCTCAATCGGCCAAAACGAACTTCAAATTCAGCGCAAATTCGAGCTAATTGTGTACACATAACTAAAAAGAGGCGAAAAAAACCTGAGAAATTGCTTCCTGATCATCTTTACAAGACGCGACGGTGGAATTCTTGGCGCGGAGAATATCATCGAACGACGCACCTTCGGAGACTCCGAGCAGTTTGAGAGCATTCTCCACCGACATCTCCGACGGCGCGGAGTCGTCGGCTCGCGAGGCCCGCAGCGGCGCAGCTGCTAACATACGCCGGGCAAACAGAGCGCCCCAGGGGAGGGGGCGGCGGCGGCCCGGGTTGAGCGCATTGACGACCGGTTCCCGATGGAAGGACGTCGATCCGGGCCGGTCTGAGCCGGAGATGGCGTGGCTGGGCCGTACGGATAGAGCTGTGGCCATGTggaagtgtgtgttgtgtgtgagagaagagagagagagggtagCGGTTGAGCGTATTTTAGATTTTCTTTGTGGAGGAGTAGCGTGAAACGGAAAAAGACGACGTGGCATTATTTTGGAAGTTAATTTCTTGCTGTTTTCGGCTTCTTTGGAATTTTGGATTCGAGTATTTATTTTCTGAACAttctaaatttattttggaaaaacaATTAATCTGTATATGAAGTTTGTATAGTGCCTCATTGTACTTTTGCTTTATCAAATGTATAAATAGATTTTAGCTTCAGAATGTCGAGATCGGTTATTTAATGAATATTGAATGTCAGTGCAAGTATAGTTACTATGATTTATAAGAGTGACCTCAGATGAAGCTCCATAAATGGTGTTTATTGATTTATAATATACTTCTCTATAAACCATAATTTTACTTGATTTACTAATCAAATTCTAGTTTGAACCAAAGGTCTTTTCAGATTAATTGTTATATATTCTAAGAGTGTCTACAGTAAGACGAAACAGCCATGCTACAACTACAAAAACTTATCCGCCTAGTCAACACAGCCACAAAAAATTTGTCGGTCTAGTcatcacaaaaataaattaaaaaaatgtcaaaaaaacGTTTTTGACCGCCGCGGCAGTCTCAGCGGCTCACAATAGGCCGCCGCGGAACGGCCGCCACCGCCCCATCCTCGCCGCCTCCCCGGCGCTCTCTCCTCTACCGCAGCGCTCCCCCGGGCAGCAATAGGGGCCGGCAGCTGCTggtattgtggacactctaacaaAAAGGAttacttaaataaaaattagaatttgaaCTAAACTTATAGACACGAAGCTATATGCTTGAACTGGTTGGCTGGTCGGAATACTTAAGCAGGTTAAGTATGGGATGGTATTACTTGTTTGACTTTCAAGTCTAACTAAAACCTCATAAATtagggaaataaaaaaaaatttaaagaagagaaaagagcTTCTATTTTGATGGtagtggagtactatataattaGACTAAAATTTTTGGGGTCTTAATTGCCAccaaaaaatggttaaaatgatataaaCCTCTCATGATTGCAAGGTGGTGGACATGCAATTGGGAAGTATTTTGGGCCAAAATCCTCGTCGAAAAGCTCAAGAGGAATCAAATAGTCAGTTAAAATAGTTAGATATATCCTTCACCGATTTGCGGCACAGTTTCTGGTGCAAATGCCTCTTATTAAACGccaaagaaagaagaaagttgTGGTCGTAGGACTAAAAATGAACATAGTATTTGGTTAAAGAGTTAAACCTCTAAGAAAAAATTTGGTTAAAGATAAGTTATTCACAACGTTGAAAccaattaatattaaattatcatCATTAATAATTAGAAGATTTAGCGATATTATTTGGTCGATCTAAAAACTATTTGGTTAGCAATGAGTTATTCATAACGTTAAAACCATTTGTATTAAGTTATCATGATCAATGATTAGAAGATTTAGCGATATTATTTGTCAGTCTTGTACTATCATACTAACATCTAATGAGATTTAAACCTTAAATctatttatgtgattttataaaaataaagttgACACTAGTTTCTAGAACTTGTTCATACTATGTCCAAATCTATGTTGTGACTTTAATGATAGAAATTAAAGTTCGATCATTCTTCATAGGCTCATAGCCACttttcatatataaatattgacgttttactcatatttcattagcTAGCTGTTTTGAACTTAATGGTCTTTTTTCTTGGAAGCTAAATATTGAGTGATAGGGTATGGTACCTCAGACTCGAAGAAAATGACAGAATTTATGAAGATAAGAGTAGaaatgcaaaagaaaaaaatgattaaacttCTACTTTTAACTTTTACGGTTTTACCTTTATAATGTtagaaatattataatattttacgcggacaaactcttgctattacaaaagaaccaaaACTACAAAGTTAAATTTAACAAAAGAAATACAACGAAAGTAACAAGATGCAAATTATTGTCTTATTAAGTCGAGTCGAGATATCTCTATCTCCGGAAGATAAGATACGCCCGGCCAGTGGCGGACACACAGCCAAGGGAGGAAGAGCTTAAGCCCTCCCcaaattactttttttaatattttgtatttcaaaaaattttgaaatttttgaaaaatgtcttTAGCCCTCACCAAATTAATGTATTTGAAGCATGTAAAAGATTGAACAAGGAGGGGATGAAATTGAAATTATACaaggaattttttaaaaaatggctATTGTTGCTGcttgaggaagaagatgagatgagataacaagactaattaaattaataagaatAGTAAAATTGTCAAATGTCAAGTCCCCTACCTATGGGCTACGCCTATATCACATGGTCTACTTCTATTAGTACtttttagtgtattaaaaatgtttaaTTGTTGCACTGTAATTTAAAAATGTactaaacatgtttttactacTCTTATAAATACAGTAAGTTCAAATGTTTATCATTTTGATTCattagtaattttaaaattttaactgTGTGCCCggtcccactttttctgcctgctcttaggcaagagcacaacacccacaactgcgctcttccgcaaggacgagcacaagagttccaccattctattattcaatttaaataaaaacatttccataatattaaaattcattaaaaaggccgaaataatattacaaattacaaataaaataaaaagacataattaaaatcctaaaaaataaaaattacataattaaaatcctaaaaattaaaaattatataattaaaatactaaaaattaaaaattacataattaaagctaaaaatatctccgtggaagactattcatccggcggcactacccccaattgtttttggaggcccaatatcatggcctcgtgtgATCAAAGTTGcacgggggtcatagttgacctattgaccatattgagttgggccaaaatcccccacaacgagttggtggggggtggaggtggcgcatagggcacgggaacgggagcgggagcgggttcgggagcatcgccggatggagtcgctgcacgacggcggttggccgccgccttcttccttccttgtggtcggcgttgggaaccgctcgggctggcgtcggggctacccaaattagctccggcgagttggctaaccacgtcttcggagccggcgtaggatagggataccgaccttgaccgtttggagaagccgctagaggaggatgttacgcctcccctatacttcggatgcgaccgcgtctcctgccaaatgttgaggtacttgaacggcttgtagttcatggattggtaggtgttcATCGCGACAGTGATGACGTCGACCTTGCTCCGGTCGCTCCCCGCCGACcactcttcctggaggtaatacccatGGAACTTTTGAATTTCTTCGCTAGCTCagtagatggcgttgcgcaccatactctcgttgcgctcgattgttcccactgtccggttttcattgtaccggcgacagatgcgccaccaatagtgatcgccggattggttcgtgccaacctccggatctttaGAGATTGACAGGAACGCCTTGAaaaattgctccatctccgccggagtgtacggtgtgcggacaccgcgagtaggaggagtcggagtttgggagggggcggttgacctcgctctaggctcgggtgtccacccgtatagcccttcgggggcatcttggtcgtcgatcgtgtaaggccggtagccacccggaactcccAAACTTTgagtttgaggaggggccgaaaattccgtttccggactaggaaacggttgtgaaccgaaacAATCGGGGTTTCAACTGTGGGAGCCTGGGGGGTGATCGCCGTcaccggacattgttatgttgtaggagtggaagaaagattgagaatggagatgagagaatgtagatgagaatgaagatgagagaatgtagatgagaattgtgtagtgtggtgtgaatttttgggtgtgaaagtggaggtatttatagatgaaaatgtgtttttttggggaaaaaaatgaaaaaaaatgaaagtgggtagaaaacagatataatttttttgggaagtggaaaaataatttttttatttttaatcatttttttaattaaaaaccgatttttttttaaaaaatattcaaatgcaacgactatgccgttgcccaatcagcgccggccacgtcacctgctcgttggcacggacgtgctcgatgcatcgagcagcgccgtgccagccgcggacagcgtctccgtgccgctggcacggacggacggacggacgtcgtcctgctcaccgttgcagatgctcttattaTACTACTAATGATGTAGAGTTCACTACAACTAATACTATTTCAACTAGTTTATCAATTTTTGTTTCTAACTATTCCAGTTTcattttaaaactcatgccgccATAAAAATTTCTACTTTTAAAAGACGAA from Salvia splendens isolate huo1 chromosome 9, SspV2, whole genome shotgun sequence includes:
- the LOC121747490 gene encoding protein CHAPERONE-LIKE PROTEIN OF POR1, chloroplastic-like, producing the protein MPRRLFPFHATPPQRKSKIRSTATLSLSSLTHNTHFHMATALSVRPSHAISGSDRPGSTSFHREPVVNALNPGRRRPLPWGALFARRMLAAAPLRASRADDSAPSEMSVENALKLLGVSEGASFDDILRAKNSTVASCKDDQEAISQVEAAYDMLLMQSLSQRRAGKVVSSNIRYADVKPVSAPKMDSMPKWLQNSVKGSPISVEAPSTSDLGVQAGVYGALMILTFVNGASSPSTPPYAGADVPGLILATSFGASLYFMTKKNVKLGKATVITIGGLVAGAVVGSAVESWLQVDIVPFMGIQSPAIILSEFVLFSQFLFSLYLR